The sequence below is a genomic window from bacterium.
GGCGTACGAGGCGAACGCCACCGTGTTCGAGGCAGTGAAATCCATGCTGCGCCGCGCGGCGCAAATCTAGGAGGCGCGATGCCGATCCACGGTACGAGTGCGGCCGTCGCGGTGGACGCGCGCCGGGAAGCGCGCGGAGGCGGTGACGATGCGCCGTGGGTGGTCACGACGGGCGAGAGCGCGCCCGTGGCGCGTGGGGATGAGGCGTTGGCTGGCGGGGGAGCGGCGCAGGGGCGTGCGTCGCCCGGGCCGGCGGGTGCGCTCGAGGGAGCGTCGCGCGTCACGGGCCCGTTGACGTATCGGCGCGGCGCGCTGGCTGGCGTGCCGCAGGGGTTGGAGCGAGGCAAGCGTCTGGATGTGAGGGTGTGAGGCGATGGCTGTGGACATCAGGGGACCGGGCACGGTCGGGATCGGTCGGGGCATTGGCGCGGACACGGCGGCGCGGGCGCTGGACGGGCTGGCGCCGCGTCAGGGCCCCTCGTTCGCGGACACGTTGAAGCGTGCGCTGGGCGAGATCTCGCAGATGCAGGAGGATGCGCGGGAAGCGATCGGCGCGTTCCTGCGCGGTGAGCCGGTCGAGCTGCACAGCGTGATGGCGGCGGCGGAAGAGGCCGGCATCGCACTCGACCTGCTGATCGAGGTGAGGAACAAGCTGGTCGAGGCGTACCGGACCGTGATCAACATGCAGGCGTGAGCGGGCGGTCGTAGGCGATGGCAGAAGCGATCGTGGGCTTGCTCGAGCGGCTCGATGGCCCGCCGCGGCGGTTGATCGAGCGGATCGGCGGGCCGCGCCGGGCGCTGATCGTGCTGATCGGGCTGGGCGCGGTCGCGCTGGTCTGGGGGATCTCGTACTGGGCGACGGCGCCGTCGTGGGTGCCGTTGTTCCACGGGCTGGACCTGAAGGATGCGGCGGCGGTGACGAGTCGGCTGGAGGAGGCGGGGATCGAGCATCGTCTCGAGCGAGACGGCTCGCTGGTCCTGGTGCGTGAAGACCAGCTCGCGCGTGCGCGAGTGCACCTGGCGCAGGCGGGTGTGCCGTCATCGGGGCGGCCGGGTTTCGAGCTGTTCGACCAGCCGTCGTGGGGGATGACGGACTTCACGCAGCGGGTGAATTACCGGCGTGCGCTGGAGGGCGAGCTCGAGCGGACGATCCGGAAGATGCAGGGCGTGGAGGGCGCGGAGGTGCATCTCGCCCTGAGCGAGTCGTCCGTGTTCCGCCGTTCGCCGGACCGGCCGCTGGAGGCGTCGGTGGTGCTGCGGCTGAAGCCCGGGGTGCGGGCATCGCCGGAGCTGGTCGAGGGCGTGGCGTTCCTGGTGGCGAGCAGCGTGGACGGGCTGCAGAGCGAGAACGTCACGGTGCTGGACGATTCCGGCCGCGTCCTCTCGGCGCCGGCGGAGGCGGAGGGCGGTGCGGGGTTGACGCTCCGGCAGCTCAAGTTGCGCAGAGAGATCGAGCGCTACCTGGAGTCGAAGGCGGAGGAGCTGCTGGAGCACGTGGTGGGGCCGGGCAACGCGCGGGTACGGGTCGCGGCGACGCTGAGCATGGACCGTGTCGATCGCACGACGGAGATGCTCGATCCGGACGGGCAGGTGGCGACGCGCGAGGCGCGGTCGGAGATCGTGCCCGGGCCGGGTGTCGTGGGCGCGGGGCAAGTGGTCACGGAGACGCTGTACGACCTCTCCCGCACCGTGGAGCGGGTCACGGAGAGCGGCGGCGCGGTGAAGCGCCTGACCGTGGCCGTCCTGGTGAACGATCGCCTGGTCGACACGGGCGCCGAGGCCCGCTACGAGCCGCGGACCGAGGAGGAGCTCGCGCGTGTGGAAGCACTGGTGCGCAACGCCGTCGGCCTCGATCCCAGCCGCGGTGATGCCATCTCGGTGGTGAGCGTGCCGTTCGAGATCGGCAGGCCGATGGTGTCGGAGCCGGAGGCCGGCGGCTGGCTGAACGAGGTGTGGCCCGTGGTCGAACGCGTGCATCGCCCGGCGATCGCGTTGATCGGCGTCCTGCTGGCGTTCCTACTGGCCTTGGGGGTCATGCGCGCACTGCGTCAGCCGGCGCCCGAGCCCGTGGTGCAGCCTGCGCCCGAGCAGGTGGAGGCGCCGGAGGAGGTGCCGGCGCTCGCGGCGGCGCAACCGGAGGAGACCTTCGAAGAGGCGCTCCAGCAGGAGCAGGAGCAGGAGCAACACGAGTTGAGCGGGCTGATCGTGGAGAGTCCCGAGCTGGCGGCCCGCGTGCTCCGGGCCTGGATGAAGGAGGGGTGAGGTGACGGCGGCGATGCTGCAGATGGCGGATACGCTGAAGCCGGAGAACCTGACCGGCCCGCAGAAGGTGGCCGTGTTCCTGATGGCGGTGGGCCCCGAGAAGGCGGCCGAGCTGACGAAGGGGTTCAGCCCGGAGGAGCTCGAGGCGGTGACGCTCGAGATCGCGCGGCTGGACAGCGTGCCGCGCAGCGTCACGGAAGCGGTGCTCGCGGAGTGGCGTGAACTGGAGAAAGCCGCCGGCTCGCTGGCCGCGGGCGGCGTCGAGTACGCGAGGCAGATCCTCGAGCGCGCGTTGGGGCCGCAGAAGGCAATGACGGTCCTGCGCCGGATCCAGAACCAGCTCAACGACGGCAGGGGTTTCCGCACGCTGCGGCAGGCGGACCCGGATCAGCTCAGCACGGTGCTGCGCAACGAGCACCCGCAGCTGATCGCGTTGATCCTGGCGCACCTGCCGCCGGAGCACACGGCCGCGGTGCTGAACCGGCTGCCGGCCACGCTCGGCGCCGACGTGCTGTTCCGCATCGCGCGCATGGAGAAGGTGTTGCCCGACGTGCTCCAGGCCATCGAGCAGGCGCTGGGGACGGAGGCGATGCTGTCGCTGTCCACGGACATGAGTCTCGCGGGCGGGCCGGCTGCAGTGGCCGCTGTGCTGAACCTGGTCCCGGCGACGATCGAGCGTGACCTGCTCGAAGGCCTGAGCGCGCGGGATCCGGCGCTCGCGGACGAGATCAAGGACCTGATGTTCACGTTCGACGATCTCGCCAAGCTCGACGACCGCTCACTGCAGCGCGTGCTGCGCGATGTGGAGGTGAAGGAGCTGGCCCTGGCGCTGAAGGCCGCGAGCGAGGAGGTCAAGAACAAGATCCTCGGCACGATGTCGCAGCGTGCGGTGGCGGCGCTCAAGGAGGAGATGGAGTTCCTGGGCGCGGTGCGGCTGCGGGACGTCGAGGCGGCGCAGGGGGCGATCGTCAAGGTCGTGCGCGCCCTCGAGGAGGCCGGCGAGATCGTCATCAACGGCGGCAGCGACGACCTGGTCATCGAGTGAGCGTGGGGACCGTGATGGCCACGGAGTGCTGCGACCTGGAAGTGTGGGCACCGGAGGAGCTGCTCCTGACGCGTATCGTGGTCGCGCCGGAGCCGGAACCCGAGCCGGAGCCCGGGGCCGTCGCCGTCGCGGCGGAGGATGCGGAAGCCCGTGCTGCCGAGGAGCAGGCCGCCGCGGAAGCGGCGAGGCAGATGGCGGAAGCGCTCGAGGCGAAATACCGCGAGGGCTACGAGGCGGGTCACGCGGCGGGATACGCGGCCGGACACCAGGCAGGGCGCGACGAGGGCGCACGCGCGGAGGCCGCACGCCTCGAGTCGGCGGTGCGCGCGGTCGAGGAGGCCGCCCGGGCGGTGCGGTCCGCAGAGGCGGAGCGTCTCGCGGCGATCGAGGACGACCTCCTGGTCCTTGCCCTTGCGGCGGCGCGGCAGATCGTGGGCAAGGCGGTGGAGCTCGAACCGGAGATCGTGGCCGACGTGGTGCGGCGCGCCATCGCACACTTCCCCGGTGAGCAGCCGCTGGTGATCCGGGTGAACCCGGAGGACCTGTCGGCGTTGACCACGACCACCGCCGCGGATGGCGGGCCGATCGCCATTGCGCCGGGCCGCGACGTCCGCTGGATGGCGGACCCGCAGATCGCCCGCGGCGGCTGCATTGTCGAGGGCAAGGATCGGATCGTGGACGGTCGCGTGGACCTCGCACTCGAGCGCGCGTACTGGATGCTGCGCGATGGGTGAGCCGGCACGGGTGAAGCGGTTGGCGGACCTGCCGCGCTTCGCCGTCTACGGCCGCGTGCGGCGGGTCGTG
It includes:
- the fliE gene encoding flagellar hook-basal body complex protein FliE, with the protein product MAVDIRGPGTVGIGRGIGADTAARALDGLAPRQGPSFADTLKRALGEISQMQEDAREAIGAFLRGEPVELHSVMAAAEEAGIALDLLIEVRNKLVEAYRTVINMQA
- the fliG gene encoding flagellar motor switch protein FliG; this encodes MADTLKPENLTGPQKVAVFLMAVGPEKAAELTKGFSPEELEAVTLEIARLDSVPRSVTEAVLAEWRELEKAAGSLAAGGVEYARQILERALGPQKAMTVLRRIQNQLNDGRGFRTLRQADPDQLSTVLRNEHPQLIALILAHLPPEHTAAVLNRLPATLGADVLFRIARMEKVLPDVLQAIEQALGTEAMLSLSTDMSLAGGPAAVAAVLNLVPATIERDLLEGLSARDPALADEIKDLMFTFDDLAKLDDRSLQRVLRDVEVKELALALKAASEEVKNKILGTMSQRAVAALKEEMEFLGAVRLRDVEAAQGAIVKVVRALEEAGEIVINGGSDDLVIE
- the fliF gene encoding flagellar M-ring protein FliF encodes the protein MAEAIVGLLERLDGPPRRLIERIGGPRRALIVLIGLGAVALVWGISYWATAPSWVPLFHGLDLKDAAAVTSRLEEAGIEHRLERDGSLVLVREDQLARARVHLAQAGVPSSGRPGFELFDQPSWGMTDFTQRVNYRRALEGELERTIRKMQGVEGAEVHLALSESSVFRRSPDRPLEASVVLRLKPGVRASPELVEGVAFLVASSVDGLQSENVTVLDDSGRVLSAPAEAEGGAGLTLRQLKLRREIERYLESKAEELLEHVVGPGNARVRVAATLSMDRVDRTTEMLDPDGQVATREARSEIVPGPGVVGAGQVVTETLYDLSRTVERVTESGGAVKRLTVAVLVNDRLVDTGAEARYEPRTEEELARVEALVRNAVGLDPSRGDAISVVSVPFEIGRPMVSEPEAGGWLNEVWPVVERVHRPAIALIGVLLAFLLALGVMRALRQPAPEPVVQPAPEQVEAPEEVPALAAAQPEETFEEALQQEQEQEQHELSGLIVESPELAARVLRAWMKEG